gccaattggagaggaaccaaaagcagaagagttggactccgatcatgaaggtataaattctaatgaagacgttgaacctaccgtacatacaatgcatatattagccgattactctaacccgcaaactatggaagttggcgaaactctagaacatcagcctgttatagttttgattgatactggtagcactaataattctatggatagtgagactgttgatcgattggctcatcacattgaagactatgacagattcaaagtaaagatcattaatggacgaattttcacttgtgatagcaaaggttcaaagataaaattgattatacagggccagaagtttcatgcaacaattactacactgaaagatcgacctgttgcttacactctcaaaaagtggagaccatacttacttgatcaacaggttgtgatgcgttgcagatagtctatggctaaagtgctgaaagagaagctccctgagattgatgctgctcagccttgaggacaaggttgatttgaagagggaggaactgttaggaccctttttctaagcttttgaataatgtttattgagtctgtttagtccagttgtttattgagtcggtttggttctgtTAGAGTCAAGtataggtttatttaatatttatttattattagagtttaagtcctaatggactctaggtagaactctataaatagggatgtaactgcttcttttcagtaatctatgaaaaaactatttttgtcttgtgacaaaccctaggaagccgatcccctcgaagtgatcaaggagggccgatcccctcgaagcgatcaaggaggtcgatcccctcggagcgatcattatcatccccatttctcccctttcttccacgataagactttagggtcttatcatttggtatcagagcctacgataagactttaggaactTATCAGGTTTATGTTCCccaagtggacaatttaaggcgtgaactcttaaaagagtgtcacgattccctttgggctggacacccaggcattcacagaacgttggctctcatggagagggccttctactggccgaagatggggactgatgtggaggaatatgttcgaacatgccttacttggcaacaagacaaggtggagcagcggaagccggtgggacttttggagccgttgcccgtaccagaaaggctgtgggagagcatttccttggatttcatatcaagcttgccacttgtaggggggctcggatcgatactcgtggtggtcgatcggttttcgaagtatgcaactttcattgctgctcccctacactgttcaacagaggaggcggccaagttgatgatgaaggatgtagtgaagtattggggagtcccgtacaatatcattagcgatcgagacgctaggttcctgggacgattctggaccgagctattcaaattgttggggtcaaagttatacttctctacaagcctccaccctcaaacggatggccagactgaaaggataaactcactcttggagcaatatctccggcgctacgtgagtgccaatcaacgagattgggtgaagctgttagacattgcccaattctcttacaacttgcagcggagctctgcatccaacaagagccccttcgagatcatcatAGGACAACAACCattgactccgcacaccatggcaattgggtatactgggagcagtccatcagcctatcatttcgcaaaggagtggcatcgaaatgcagatattgcgcgggcttacttggagaaggcggcaaaaaggatgaagaagtaggccgacttgggaaggcgaccgcaagagttcaaagttggtgatTTGGTGTTGATAAAGCTCCAACTAACattactccaattctttaggaacagagtccataaaggattggtgcgcaagtatgaaggacccttcccaattatcaacagggtaggcaacgtctcttacaagttgcagctgtcggcatggttcaaaattcacaacgttcttcacgccagcaacctaaaagcctaccactcggatccgcaagatgcttcccgaaatgttccaactcggctacctcccatcacagcctcctatgagaagcgagtggaaaccattctggcggaccgcaagataaagctacccaacggagctgagcagatagagtacttagtgaagtggcaaaagcttccccgaactaaagccagttgggagcctgaatacgtcctatgacatgaagaagaagtcatcaacaactaccaacaagcgtcgatgagggcgtcgacagtttaagtaggggagaatgtcacgaacggccgtcgcgcacccgcaacaacttcgttcaacgaactgttcgtcgctcacacctacatgtacagctgcttgatagcatgttttctcttggttttgggtcatttttgcttgtaaaaatataagttcgaacaagctgcagcgttacaaagtgaccgctcaccgaaccaagcaaaacagccccaaaatagcccaaaacaactccgttttcgcgtgccgcaggCTGATTTCtgcaatctgcctccgctcaccaaaacatcagctatctcagcccctttgaaccccccgggtggtatagggctggatggggcttcggttatataccgggcattgaactctctttcgcaagttcgcacgtggcctttaTGGGAACTTgttttcgcgcccgggaccaggtgagcggctgtttgtgggcttgcagctgttcattcatccttctaaagccttgttttctccctctccctcttttctcttgtgcacgcaaggtgctcgctgaattgcttgtaaagtttccccttttcgtgagacttcgggacttgtccattgctcgttctttcgaactaaccaactttctcttttacaggcccttcgggacctgcaagaggttACAAGTGAGGTAATCCTTACAGAGCAATATTGTAAGAGCGAAGCGCGACttaagcaacgcaagctaagttcgtgtctttgccacaaggggtgactcgtgacttaggcaacgcaagctaagttcgcgtctttggccgcaagggtgcctcacgccttaggcaattccagctaaggccgtgacagaacGGTAGATTGTGATGATCGTAGCACTTTCAGATCATCATTGGTGCACTTTCGGATACAATGATTGTACGCTTATAGATCACATGAAGGTTttctaaatgacatgtaaagatatacaattttgattttgatctatcggtatttgattttgattttaacattaaatttttttaataataataatataattataattatagattttatgattATGCTTCCTTCCCGAGGTCTTTCGAGATTGCAGGTTTGGAATACGTTCTTAAGGATCAACGAGGACAAACTCATAAAAGCTATCAAGTAACGCTCACACAGCCCTGCAAGCTAGTCAAGGCATGCGGATCAAAGCAATTTTTGTAGCATTTGGGCGAGAACCGACTCTCTTCAAACGCTTAGCTTAGTTTTCCGAACAATTTTGATCACTTCCTGAGGAACGTCTCAAACATTTTGTGCCACTGTATTTACATATCTAAAAGGTAAAACATTGTGAAAACAAACAAGACGATTACTTAATGCAATAAAAGAACTTTTTCTGGTATTAAAAGGGAATTCATAAACCCTAACTCTTCTCCTTTTGCTTTTATAGAACATGTGCAAGGAGGAACGACAACGGGATCACGTAAAGGAGCTCAAAATCTTGCTTTCTATTGCTCTTGCGTGCCGAGAGCTCGGCCAAAGACACGGGGTTGGCGGTGCAAAACGTGATGATGAGATCTGGTCAGAGTGAGTTCTCTCACATTATTGTGGTTGGGTCTTAAAGTAGGAAGGAAGAGACGGTATAGGGAGACTTTGTGTCTGCTCTTTCGTCACTTCCGAGTAATGCTTTAGATTTTTGCACTCTTTCTTctattgaaaaaaattatatgtatatatatatatatacatacatactttCGTCACTtcttaaagtatatatatatatatatatatatatatatatatatatatatgtatgtatatatgtatatatatatgtatatatgtatatatatatatgtatatatgtatatatatatatacatacatatatatatatatatatgattaataaattataaattattatgaaaaagaaaaaatgtcATGGGATTCTCTATAGCCAATTATTTGTGCAATTGTTAAGCTTGATAATGGATGAAATACTAGATAGCACCAAAAAAAGTTATTATTGTGGTTGTCATTCACACCacagaaaataaatattaaacataTTAACGATCTCATTTATTGGAATGATTAGAAGGCTTGCTAATTCGCATGGAGATGACAATATTTATATAGATATTTTTGGGTAAAATTTCAGAACGAGTAGGTAGAGAATAGCTACGCGAGATAATTCTCGATACAAAAGGAGAAACCTTACATTTTAGCACATAGAAAGTAACTATCGGTCGTCACTTTCAACACATTACATAAAAGTGTTGAGGAGCACATCTTAAGAAGCCCATATGATCCATATGTTTAAATCTTAAAATATGTTAGTAGGGTGAAAGCCTTTAATAATTGAGCTCTCCTTTCGGATACACTTGGATAAGTAACACTTCTtggtaagaaaaatatcatcgatCAATTATTATTCGACACATattcaaattgaaaaaaaaaagacaaaagctACCTCTCATTGGTTCGTTGGCATGCATATAGGTCCAAAGCAGACAATTatgtattatttttattcttatcgCCTATATGAAAAAAGAATTAAATTAAAGTTATTAAAAATGGTTAAAAGTTGTCTCTCAAAGAATATTtcacataatatattatttattcacaaaaaatataaaatctcACTTTTGACACAATTAATGAATTACTTCTTTTTTTACCATTGACAATCGCAGTCATCTGTCTCGGGTTACTAACTTGGACATCGAATGAATCAACTCGAGAAACCTCTCTTGAccttgatttttttataaatgacaCCTCGAATAACCTACTCGAAAGCTCGACGTTTCCACCTTAGATGACCTCGAACAATCTCATCAGGAGCTCGGTGTTTCTCCCTCAAAGACTCGAACGTGGATGATACTTTTTTGTTTAGCAAAATTTTTAATCTTAGACATTGTGCGTGCGTGTATAAAGTTTTGCCCCTCCTACTGCACACTAAATTCAGCATGAGGGAAGCTAAGTTGTAGATGTTGATGAGTATGGACACCTGAATTCAGCGAGCCCAGCTGCTGGCTCAAAACAAGGGGCTATTAGTTAGATATTAATCTCTCCAATTGCCGACTTTGTAGTGTTCTTGATGTTGCCAACTTGGGTCAAAAGTACCCTCCCCCTACCTAATTTGGCTCTTTGGTATCTCCTCATGCTGTTTACTTTCCACAGCTTTTCCTTTCACTTTCAGCTTTTCTTCGGTGCCCACTCCACCTAGCTCGAGTTATTTTCattgttcttcttcttatttgTTTTGCTTTAGTTTAGGATGTGGCTACCTCTCACTTCCTATAAATACCAATCAACACCCACAAGAGAAGGCCCATGACAGTGCTGCTACCTCACATCATGTATATTTTGGTCATCTCTCTTCTTCATCAGTTGTCCATCTGATGAACTGAACTCCTCGAGTCTTTTCTGCCTCTCATCGTTTGTCCACGTAAACCCAAGAAGCCTTCGACTCATCCTTCCATGCCGAAACACTTCACCTATTCACTTCTTGTCAAGCTTCGTCATCCACCCTCCCCATTCCCTTCCCTGTCGAAGATGAAGAAGGCTGTTTCTTTCCTCAAGCAGATCGGTACTGTTCTTGCAGCACTACTGAAGGCCAAGACCTTGGGCGTCAAGAGCAAAGCCAGGCTCATGTTCTTCGACCTGCTTCGGAACAAGAAACTCCTCATGAGTGCAATCTCCGGCAAGATCCAGGCACTAAAGGGCCAAGTTAAAGGTGGCCATGGTGGCGAGGGCTACGGCAAGGCAATAGTGATGTACGATGCTGCGAGGGAGGAGGTTCCTCCAAGCCCAGGGCTTATGGAGCCACTCGAGTATGTTGAAGAAGAAGACTACTCGGACCTAACGCACTGTCTCTTTGACATAGATGAGGATGACAGTACGTCCTCCGTCGTAGATTTGGTTCCAAGTCCTCGAGACGATGGTTTATATTTCAACATCGAGGACGAGATCGACCATGTCGCTGATGTATTCATCAGGAGGTTCCGCAGGGAGATGAGGTTGCAGATGCAGGACTCACCGAGAAGGTACCAGGAAATGTTCGACACAAGCACTTGAAACAAAACAAAGACATGCCCTCATTTCTtctattttgttttctatttcccATACGACAGGGATTGGCGGAAGATATACCATAATATGTATTCTTAGCTTCAGATTTCAGTTGTAATTTGATTCGATTACTTTTAGTTTTATGCTTACAGGCGTTAGCAAATGACAGTATGTTTTCGAAAGCAAAACCCCCTTAAGTCACTCGGTTTtggttccccccccccccccattccaAATGGGTTATATAATTAGTGTAATATTAGGACATGAAGTTTATATCCTAAGATATAATTATTATCCGTATAGATAAAAGGTCAAGAGGGGATGTTAGAGACAATTAGGAGCTACCTCTTTCTAGAATAATctatgaaatatttaatcttcttATGACCAAAGATAAAAGCTCATTTTTAACACAATAAAAAAGAGGATCATTTTTTAACCACTTGCATTCACACTTATCTATATTAGG
The DNA window shown above is from Musa acuminata AAA Group cultivar baxijiao chromosome BXJ2-4, Cavendish_Baxijiao_AAA, whole genome shotgun sequence and carries:
- the LOC135609055 gene encoding uncharacterized protein LOC135609055; amino-acid sequence: MPKHFTYSLLVKLRHPPSPFPSLSKMKKAVSFLKQIGTVLAALLKAKTLGVKSKARLMFFDLLRNKKLLMSAISGKIQALKGQVKGGHGGEGYGKAIVMYDAAREEVPPSPGLMEPLEYVEEEDYSDLTHCLFDIDEDDSTSSVVDLVPSPRDDGLYFNIEDEIDHVADVFIRRFRREMRLQMQDSPRRYQEMFDTST